The Amycolatopsis mongoliensis genome includes a window with the following:
- the lexA gene encoding transcriptional repressor LexA: MTTYDDTFEHLDAAALPERQQKILVAIRDWVVHHGYSPSTREIGEAVGLQSTSSVSKHLASLEDKGFLRRGSGVSRPMDVRAFLHGGGAREDGDSVPVPVVGDIAAGTPISAVEHVDDVLKLPRDLTGRGTVFGLRVRGDSMIDAAICDGDIVVVKQQSEAHSGQIVAAMIDEEATVKVYRRRDGHVYLEPRNPAYDVIDGDRAAILGVVVSVLRSV; the protein is encoded by the coding sequence GTGACCACCTACGACGACACGTTCGAGCACCTCGACGCCGCGGCCCTGCCGGAACGGCAGCAGAAAATCCTGGTGGCCATCCGGGACTGGGTGGTCCACCACGGCTACTCCCCCAGCACCCGCGAGATCGGCGAGGCCGTCGGCCTGCAGTCGACGTCGTCGGTGTCGAAGCACCTGGCGAGCCTGGAGGACAAGGGGTTCCTGCGCCGCGGCTCGGGCGTGTCGCGCCCGATGGACGTGCGCGCGTTCCTGCACGGTGGCGGGGCACGGGAAGACGGCGACTCGGTCCCGGTCCCGGTCGTCGGCGACATCGCCGCCGGAACGCCGATCTCGGCCGTGGAGCACGTCGACGACGTCCTCAAGCTGCCGCGCGACCTCACCGGCCGGGGCACGGTCTTCGGCCTGCGCGTGCGCGGCGACTCGATGATCGACGCCGCGATCTGCGACGGCGACATCGTCGTGGTCAAGCAGCAGAGCGAGGCCCACTCGGGCCAGATCGTCGCGGCGATGATCGACGAGGAGGCGACGGTCAAGGTGTACCGCCGCCGCGACGGCCACGTCTACCTGGAGCCCCGCAACCCGGCCTACGACGTCATCGACGGCGACCGGGCGGCGATCCTGGGCGTGGTCGTGTCGGTGCTGCGGAGCGTCTGA
- a CDS encoding SDR family NAD(P)-dependent oxidoreductase has protein sequence MLFSWKKSWSAYGTPSSSQITSDGTGSANASTRSTGFGPAGGRAFAVSARFGEAGAVDRLADAVTEAFGDAGLDVLVNNAGIGSHSTIGQVTEEELDRLLAVNVKTPILLVQWLLPLLNDGGRVVTVGSMASRIAVQSQIAYTVGKAAVEALAPTLANELGRRGSTVNTVAPGPIRTDLTEPLPAVPEAAAGLTAMTARGRIGGPEDVADVVGFLTGPGGRWITGRTLDVSGGTYLGPIA, from the coding sequence TTGCTGTTCTCCTGGAAGAAGTCGTGGTCGGCGTACGGGACGCCGAGCAGCTCGCAAATCACCAGTGACGGCACCGGCAGCGCGAACGCTTCGACGAGGTCGACCGGCTTCGGGCCGGCCGGCGGGCGCGCTTTCGCCGTGTCCGCCCGGTTCGGCGAGGCCGGTGCCGTGGACCGGCTGGCCGACGCGGTCACCGAGGCGTTCGGCGACGCCGGGCTGGACGTCCTGGTGAACAACGCGGGCATCGGGTCGCACAGCACCATCGGCCAGGTGACCGAGGAGGAGCTGGACCGGCTGCTGGCCGTCAACGTCAAGACGCCGATACTGCTGGTCCAGTGGCTCCTGCCGCTGCTGAACGACGGCGGGCGGGTCGTCACCGTCGGCTCGATGGCCTCGCGGATCGCCGTGCAGAGCCAGATCGCCTACACCGTCGGCAAAGCCGCCGTCGAGGCGCTCGCGCCGACGCTGGCGAACGAGCTCGGGCGCCGCGGGAGCACGGTCAACACGGTCGCGCCCGGGCCGATCCGGACCGACCTGACCGAGCCGTTGCCGGCCGTTCCCGAGGCGGCGGCCGGCCTCACCGCGATGACCGCGCGGGGCCGGATCGGCGGGCCCGAGGACGTCGCCGACGTCGTCGGGTTCCTGACCGGGCCGGGCGGGCGCTGGATCACCGGCCGCACCCTCGACGTCTCCGGCGGCACGTACCTCGGTCCGATCGCCTGA
- a CDS encoding DUF4287 domain-containing protein, with protein sequence MSFQAYLDNAEKQTGITPRGFLDLAAEKKLTKHGELVTWLKTEHGLGHGHATAIARLVTKGPEFVAAHHADGVLHLEGVAARA encoded by the coding sequence ATGTCTTTCCAGGCCTACCTCGACAACGCCGAGAAGCAGACCGGCATCACCCCGCGCGGCTTCCTCGACCTCGCGGCGGAGAAGAAGCTCACGAAGCACGGCGAGCTCGTCACGTGGCTGAAGACCGAGCACGGCCTCGGTCACGGCCACGCGACGGCGATCGCGCGGCTCGTCACCAAGGGGCCGGAGTTCGTCGCCGCGCACCACGCCGACGGCGTGCTCCACCTCGAGGGCGTGGCCGCCCGGGCCTGA
- a CDS encoding class I SAM-dependent methyltransferase, with protein MPTQPHQARAFAESFGVDAERYDRARPEYPAELVARVVAAGSGPDFLDVGCGTGIEARQFRDAGCRVLGVDPDPRMAAFARGTGIDVEVAKFEDWEPAGRAFDAVVAGQAWHWVDPVVGAVKAADVLRPGGLLALFAHVFQPPAAVAEAHAEGIRRVLPDSPFAGESRSPAELYEVMFTKFADGIRDSGRFGEPERWSFAWEQACTRDEWLDLLPTTGGLTRLAPDALADVLAGVGAAIDALGGGFTLAYTTLAVVAKKA; from the coding sequence ATGCCCACTCAGCCTCATCAAGCTCGTGCCTTCGCGGAATCCTTCGGGGTCGACGCCGAACGCTATGACCGGGCCCGGCCCGAGTATCCCGCCGAACTCGTCGCCCGCGTCGTCGCTGCCGGTTCCGGCCCCGACTTCCTCGATGTCGGCTGTGGCACCGGGATCGAGGCCCGGCAGTTCCGCGACGCGGGTTGCCGCGTCCTCGGCGTCGACCCCGATCCGCGGATGGCCGCCTTCGCGCGCGGCACCGGCATCGACGTCGAAGTCGCGAAGTTCGAGGACTGGGAGCCCGCCGGCCGCGCCTTCGACGCGGTCGTCGCCGGGCAGGCCTGGCACTGGGTCGACCCCGTCGTGGGTGCGGTCAAGGCCGCGGACGTCCTGCGGCCCGGTGGGTTGCTCGCCCTCTTCGCCCACGTTTTCCAGCCGCCGGCCGCGGTGGCCGAGGCCCACGCGGAAGGCATCCGCCGGGTGCTGCCGGACTCGCCGTTCGCGGGGGAGTCGAGAAGTCCCGCCGAACTCTACGAAGTCATGTTCACCAAGTTCGCCGACGGGATCCGGGACTCGGGTCGCTTCGGCGAACCCGAACGGTGGTCGTTCGCCTGGGAGCAGGCCTGCACCCGCGACGAATGGCTGGATCTGCTGCCCACGACCGGCGGCCTGACCCGGCTCGCTCCGGACGCGCTGGCGGACGTGCTGGCCGGCGTGGGCGCGGCCATCGACGCTCTCGGCGGCGGCTTCACCCTGGCGTACACGACGCTGGCGGTGGTCGCGAAGAAAGCTTGA
- a CDS encoding TetR/AcrR family transcriptional regulator, producing MPTGVHLRDVRQQLFHAAERVLLRDGPNALTSRAVTAEADVAKGVLHRHFTDFDAFLAELVQDRIARLRDQSAILEASAGTRTVTQNLVDALTELFDPVSVALTSLVFFRDELRTRLRPPGDGLPFLAEAREMLSAYLTAERAQGRIAADAKVDSLALSLIGASHLHFAGRPRHTLPDPAELEKLIDTIIADVVQRRLL from the coding sequence ATGCCGACCGGAGTCCACCTGCGCGACGTGCGCCAGCAGCTGTTCCACGCGGCGGAGCGGGTCCTCCTCCGTGACGGCCCGAACGCGCTGACGAGCCGGGCGGTGACAGCGGAGGCCGACGTGGCCAAGGGTGTGCTCCACCGCCACTTCACGGATTTCGACGCGTTCCTGGCCGAGCTGGTCCAGGACCGCATCGCCCGTCTGAGGGACCAGTCGGCGATCCTGGAGGCATCGGCGGGCACGCGTACGGTGACCCAGAACCTGGTGGACGCACTGACGGAGCTGTTCGACCCGGTCTCGGTGGCGTTGACGAGCCTGGTGTTCTTCCGCGACGAGCTCCGCACCCGCTTACGCCCCCCGGGCGACGGCCTCCCGTTCCTGGCAGAGGCAAGGGAGATGCTGTCGGCCTACCTGACAGCAGAGCGAGCCCAAGGCCGCATAGCGGCAGACGCAAAGGTGGATTCCCTGGCCCTCTCGTTGATCGGAGCAAGCCACCTGCACTTCGCTGGCCGCCCCCGCCACACACTCCCAGACCCAGCAGAGCTGGAAAAACTGATCGACACGATCATCGCGGACGTAGTGCAGCGCAGGCTGCTGTAA
- a CDS encoding DHA2 family efflux MFS transporter permease subunit encodes MTDTVSTPPADVDRAPARPGLLIGVLVLSAFVMILNETILSVALRDLTLDLRVPTTTVQWLTSGFLLTMAVVIPTTGFLLERFTPRQVFLFSLSAFSLGTLLCALAPGFGMLMAGRVVQACGTAVMLPLLMTTVMRLVPPARRGATMGTITIVIAVAPAIGPTIGGAVLSSLGWRWMFWIVLPLSVAALVTGALQLRLDSETRRVPLDVPSVLLSAIGFGGVLYGLSATGEQGGAEPLVPAWVPIAVGVVALVVFTWRQLRLQRRDRALLDLRPFTHRSFVVALVLTSLLFVCLIGAAAILLPLYLQTVLHTSTFVSGLAVLPGGLVLGLLGRPVGALFDKVGARPLVIPGAAAMAVSLWLFTTLGAGSPLVAVIGIHVLLMAGLGLMMTPLFTESLGVLPEHLYSHGSAILSTLQQVSGALGTALFVSVATLWSADGAAGPDASGLRAAFIVAGVIGVVAFAATWLIRKSTPGAAPVPKH; translated from the coding sequence GTGACCGACACCGTGTCCACCCCGCCCGCCGACGTCGACCGCGCTCCGGCGCGCCCGGGGCTCCTCATCGGGGTCTTGGTGCTGTCGGCGTTCGTGATGATCCTCAACGAGACGATCCTGAGCGTCGCGCTGCGCGACCTGACCCTCGACCTACGGGTGCCGACCACGACCGTGCAGTGGCTGACCAGCGGGTTCCTGCTGACGATGGCCGTGGTCATCCCCACGACCGGGTTCCTGCTCGAGCGGTTCACGCCGCGGCAGGTCTTCCTGTTCTCGCTGTCGGCGTTCAGCCTCGGCACGCTGCTGTGCGCGCTCGCGCCCGGCTTCGGGATGCTGATGGCCGGGCGCGTGGTGCAGGCGTGCGGCACGGCGGTGATGCTGCCGTTGCTGATGACGACGGTGATGCGGCTGGTGCCGCCGGCGCGGCGCGGCGCAACGATGGGCACGATCACGATCGTCATCGCGGTGGCGCCCGCGATCGGGCCGACGATCGGCGGCGCGGTGCTTTCATCGCTGGGCTGGCGCTGGATGTTCTGGATCGTGCTGCCGCTGTCGGTCGCGGCGCTGGTGACCGGCGCGCTGCAGCTGCGCCTGGACAGCGAGACGCGGCGGGTGCCGCTGGACGTGCCGTCGGTGCTGCTGTCGGCGATCGGGTTCGGCGGCGTGCTGTACGGGCTGTCGGCGACCGGCGAGCAGGGCGGGGCGGAGCCGCTGGTGCCGGCGTGGGTGCCGATCGCCGTCGGCGTCGTGGCACTGGTGGTGTTCACGTGGCGCCAGCTGCGGCTGCAGCGCCGCGACCGGGCGCTGCTGGACCTGCGGCCGTTCACGCACCGGAGTTTCGTGGTGGCACTGGTGCTGACGTCGCTGCTGTTCGTGTGCCTGATCGGCGCGGCGGCGATCCTGCTGCCCCTGTACCTGCAGACGGTGCTGCACACGAGCACGTTCGTGAGCGGCCTGGCGGTGCTGCCCGGCGGCCTGGTGCTCGGCCTGCTGGGCCGCCCGGTGGGCGCGCTGTTCGACAAGGTCGGCGCGCGGCCACTGGTGATCCCGGGCGCGGCGGCGATGGCGGTGTCGCTGTGGCTGTTCACCACGCTGGGGGCCGGTTCCCCGCTGGTCGCGGTGATCGGGATCCACGTGCTGCTGATGGCCGGGCTCGGGCTGATGATGACGCCGCTGTTCACCGAGTCGCTGGGCGTGCTGCCGGAGCACCTGTACTCGCACGGGAGCGCGATCCTGTCGACGCTGCAGCAGGTGTCGGGGGCGTTGGGGACGGCGCTGTTCGTGAGCGTGGCGACGCTGTGGAGCGCGGACGGCGCCGCGGGCCCGGACGCTTCCGGATTGCGGGCAGCGTTCATCGTGGCCGGGGTGATCGGGGTGGTGGCGTTCGCGGCGACCTGGCTGATCCGGAAGTCCACGCCCGGAGCCGCGCCCGTGCCGAAGCACTGA
- a CDS encoding MarR family winged helix-turn-helix transcriptional regulator: MTEPDEVLDNLAQVSFAVMAQLSQVAAAHELSLTQLRVLGILRDRTPKMAELATHLGLDRSSVSGLVDRAARRGLVAREASRDDGRSVRVGLTPEGRKLAAELTAEVARVMAPMTAGLSATDRTRLGVLLGRMLA, translated from the coding sequence ATGACCGAACCGGACGAGGTGCTGGACAACCTGGCCCAGGTGTCCTTCGCCGTGATGGCGCAGCTCAGCCAGGTAGCGGCCGCGCACGAGCTTTCCCTGACGCAGCTGCGGGTTCTCGGGATCCTGCGCGACCGCACCCCGAAGATGGCCGAGCTCGCCACGCACCTCGGGCTGGACCGGTCCTCGGTGAGCGGGCTGGTGGACCGGGCGGCCCGCCGCGGCCTGGTCGCGCGCGAGGCCAGTCGCGACGACGGGCGTTCGGTCCGCGTCGGCCTGACCCCGGAGGGGCGGAAGCTGGCCGCGGAACTGACGGCGGAGGTGGCCCGGGTGATGGCGCCGATGACGGCCGGGTTGAGTGCGACGGACCGCACTCGGCTGGGCGTCCTCCTCGGACGCATGCTGGCATGA
- a CDS encoding quinone oxidoreductase family protein, with translation MRAAVVTEFGTPPTCQDFAEPKPAGADEVLVDVVAAGLHPRVRSQAEGSHYTERGELPFVPGIDGVGRTPDGTLRYFVLPDTPVGAMAERTVVDTRRSVVLPEGADPVLVAAGMNPAMSAWVALRRRIEFAAGQDVLVLGATGNAGRLAVQVAKHLGAGRVIAAGRDAGRLAEVPADEALTFGELGKAADVDVVLDYVWGPPTAEALRTIVTDRSDRGRPLTWVEVGSVAGRTIELPSAALRAARLQLVGSGQGSVPTKDIVAELHALVNEIGTFRIDARAVPLQDVETAWRDTGSTQRLVLTP, from the coding sequence ATGCGCGCTGCTGTCGTCACCGAGTTCGGGACTCCCCCCACCTGCCAGGATTTCGCCGAGCCGAAGCCGGCCGGCGCCGACGAGGTCCTCGTCGACGTCGTCGCCGCGGGCCTGCACCCGCGCGTCCGCTCCCAGGCCGAGGGTTCGCACTACACCGAACGGGGTGAACTTCCGTTCGTCCCGGGCATCGACGGCGTCGGCCGGACCCCCGACGGCACCCTCCGGTACTTCGTCCTGCCCGACACCCCCGTGGGCGCCATGGCCGAACGCACCGTCGTGGACACGAGACGCAGCGTCGTCCTGCCCGAGGGCGCCGACCCGGTGCTCGTCGCCGCGGGCATGAACCCCGCGATGTCGGCCTGGGTCGCCCTGCGCCGGCGCATCGAGTTCGCCGCCGGGCAGGACGTCCTCGTCCTGGGCGCCACCGGGAACGCGGGCCGGCTCGCCGTCCAGGTCGCGAAGCACCTCGGCGCGGGCCGGGTGATCGCCGCCGGGCGCGACGCCGGGCGGCTCGCCGAGGTGCCGGCCGACGAAGCCCTCACCTTCGGCGAACTCGGCAAGGCCGCCGACGTCGACGTCGTCCTCGACTACGTCTGGGGCCCGCCGACCGCCGAGGCGCTGCGCACGATCGTCACCGACCGCTCCGACCGCGGCCGCCCGCTGACCTGGGTCGAGGTCGGCTCGGTGGCGGGGCGGACGATCGAGCTCCCCTCGGCCGCGCTGCGGGCGGCGCGCCTGCAGCTCGTCGGCAGCGGCCAGGGTTCGGTACCGACCAAGGACATCGTCGCCGAGCTGCACGCCCTGGTGAACGAGATCGGCACCTTCCGGATCGACGCTCGCGCGGTGCCCCTCCAGGACGTCGAAACCGCCTGGAGGGACACCGGCAGCACTCAGCGCCTCGTCCTCACTCCTTGA
- a CDS encoding serine hydrolase, translating to MTRRLGIDDLYALEFPEQPAISPDGARIVYALRTADRDQDEDVRSLWAVATGDGEPRRLTRGSADAVPAWSPDGTRIAFLRAQDGPPQLWLLPADGGEPEQVTTLPLGAGTPVWRPDGTEIAFSAPVDLAAEEGEDDGAQGRRASAPVVADRLDFKADGAGLLRTLRKHVHVLDVATGEVRRVTSGDWHAGDPAWAPEGGRLAFPAARDADADLTFRSGTYVLDTGDRTAEPRLAGSGEGMSGTVTWTADGEALLVVGRRDTATGHAGLLRVPLDGGAIVDLAAPLDRTVMPGGPGYPGALPQLAGDGSTVLFCVRDRGCTHLYAVDVAGGEPRRVLGEAGTTVAGLSVAGNTAAVLLVTPTSYGEIATVDLTGGAARVRTAHGPGDIELFAHEEREFTVSDGTVVHGWLLRDPARTGPRPLLLDIHGGPHNAWSGTADGVHLYHQQLAARGWAVLLLNPRGSDGYGEAFYTAAVGGWGVADAQDFLEPLDQLVAEGVADSRRLAVSGYSYGGFMTCYLTSRDDRFAAAVAGGVVSDVVSMAGTSDGGHYLGVAEFGAVPAENRAHYAALSPLAQVEKVRTPTLVLHGAADDRCPAGQAEQWFTALREQGVPTRLVLYPGASHLFILEGRPSHRADFNRRIVDWVEQHAGEPGKPARVPIDAAHWRRRLAELARRHRVPGAALGILRLDGDEVVQASCGVLNKATGVEVTDESVFQIGSITKVWTATVAMQLVDEGLLKLDAPIADVLPELRLADPDVTKKVTLRHLLTHTSGIDGDVFTDTGRGDDCLEKYVGLLDQAAQTHPLGATLSYCNSGFVLLGRVIEKLTGKTWDAALRERLFTPLGLKRTSTLPEEALLQRAAVGHVAAGDAEPQPAPVWGLQRSAGPAGLISASADDVLAFARLHLTGGLGPDGSRVLSAESAKAMTEQQAEMPDQDTLGDSWGLGWIRFDWDGHRVYGHDGNTIGQAAFLRVLPEQGLAVTLLTNGGSTHDLYEELYREIFAELAAVAMPRPLEPAVPPPAVDASEFLGVYERESVRIDVLTRDEKLWMRQTVTGPLAELVPETTTEDELVPIGPAQFAFSPAGMRGWISVTFYTLPTGERYLHSGVRATPKVKE from the coding sequence ATGACCCGCCGTCTCGGCATCGACGACCTGTACGCCCTGGAGTTCCCCGAGCAGCCGGCGATCTCGCCAGACGGCGCCCGGATCGTCTACGCGCTGCGCACCGCCGACCGCGACCAGGACGAGGACGTCCGCTCGCTCTGGGCGGTCGCCACCGGCGACGGCGAGCCGCGCCGGCTGACCCGCGGCAGCGCCGACGCGGTACCGGCGTGGTCGCCGGACGGGACGCGGATCGCTTTCCTGCGCGCCCAGGACGGCCCGCCGCAGCTGTGGCTGCTCCCCGCCGACGGCGGCGAACCCGAGCAGGTCACCACGCTTCCGCTGGGCGCGGGCACCCCGGTGTGGCGCCCGGACGGCACCGAAATCGCCTTCAGCGCCCCGGTCGACCTCGCCGCCGAGGAGGGCGAAGACGACGGCGCGCAAGGCCGCCGCGCGAGCGCCCCGGTGGTCGCCGACCGGCTGGACTTCAAGGCCGACGGCGCCGGGTTGCTGCGGACCCTGCGCAAGCACGTCCACGTCCTCGACGTCGCCACCGGGGAGGTCCGGCGGGTGACGTCGGGGGACTGGCACGCGGGCGACCCGGCCTGGGCGCCGGAGGGCGGGCGGTTGGCCTTCCCGGCGGCGCGCGACGCCGACGCCGACCTGACTTTCCGTTCGGGTACCTACGTTCTCGACACCGGCGACCGCACGGCCGAGCCTCGCCTGGCCGGCTCGGGCGAAGGCATGAGCGGGACGGTCACCTGGACCGCGGACGGCGAGGCCCTGCTCGTCGTCGGCCGCCGGGACACCGCCACGGGCCACGCCGGACTGCTGCGCGTGCCGCTGGACGGCGGTGCGATCGTCGACCTCGCCGCGCCGCTGGACCGCACCGTGATGCCGGGCGGCCCCGGGTATCCCGGCGCGCTCCCGCAGCTCGCCGGCGACGGTTCCACGGTCCTGTTCTGCGTCCGCGACCGCGGCTGCACCCACCTCTACGCCGTCGACGTCGCCGGTGGCGAGCCGCGGCGCGTCCTCGGCGAGGCCGGGACCACCGTCGCCGGGCTGAGCGTCGCCGGGAACACCGCGGCGGTCCTGCTGGTCACGCCGACGTCGTACGGCGAGATCGCGACGGTCGACCTCACCGGGGGAGCGGCGCGGGTGCGCACCGCGCACGGCCCCGGCGACATCGAGCTGTTCGCCCACGAGGAGCGGGAGTTCACCGTCTCCGACGGCACGGTCGTGCACGGCTGGCTGCTGCGCGACCCCGCCCGCACCGGCCCGCGGCCGCTGCTGCTGGACATCCACGGCGGCCCGCACAACGCGTGGAGCGGCACCGCCGACGGCGTGCACCTCTACCACCAGCAGCTTGCCGCCCGCGGCTGGGCGGTGCTGCTGCTCAACCCGCGCGGCAGCGACGGCTACGGCGAAGCGTTCTACACCGCCGCGGTCGGCGGCTGGGGCGTGGCCGACGCCCAGGACTTCCTCGAGCCACTGGACCAGCTCGTGGCCGAAGGGGTGGCGGACTCGCGGCGGCTCGCGGTGTCCGGCTACAGCTACGGCGGCTTCATGACCTGCTACCTGACCAGCCGCGACGACCGGTTCGCGGCGGCGGTCGCGGGCGGGGTCGTCAGCGACGTGGTCAGCATGGCCGGCACGTCCGACGGCGGCCACTACCTGGGCGTCGCCGAGTTCGGGGCCGTCCCGGCGGAGAACCGCGCGCACTACGCGGCGCTTTCCCCGCTGGCGCAGGTGGAAAAGGTGCGCACGCCGACACTGGTCCTGCACGGCGCCGCCGACGACCGGTGCCCGGCGGGCCAGGCCGAACAGTGGTTCACCGCCCTGCGCGAGCAGGGCGTGCCCACCCGGCTGGTGCTCTACCCGGGCGCGTCGCACCTGTTCATCCTCGAGGGCCGCCCCTCGCACCGCGCCGACTTCAACCGCCGCATCGTGGACTGGGTCGAGCAGCACGCGGGCGAGCCGGGCAAGCCGGCGCGGGTGCCGATCGACGCCGCGCACTGGCGCCGCCGCCTCGCCGAGCTCGCGCGCCGGCACCGCGTCCCCGGCGCCGCGCTGGGCATCCTGCGGCTCGACGGCGACGAGGTCGTCCAGGCGAGCTGCGGCGTGCTGAACAAGGCGACCGGTGTCGAGGTCACCGACGAGTCGGTGTTCCAGATCGGGTCGATCACCAAGGTGTGGACGGCGACCGTCGCCATGCAGCTGGTCGACGAAGGGCTGCTGAAGCTCGACGCGCCGATCGCCGACGTCCTGCCCGAGCTGCGGCTCGCCGACCCCGACGTCACGAAGAAGGTGACGCTGCGGCACCTGCTGACCCACACCAGCGGCATCGACGGCGACGTCTTCACCGACACCGGCCGCGGCGACGACTGCCTCGAGAAGTACGTGGGGCTGCTGGACCAGGCCGCGCAGACCCACCCGCTCGGCGCGACCCTGTCCTACTGCAACTCGGGGTTCGTCCTCCTCGGCCGGGTGATCGAGAAGCTGACCGGCAAGACGTGGGACGCGGCCCTGCGCGAGCGGCTGTTCACCCCGCTGGGCCTGAAGCGCACGAGCACCCTGCCGGAGGAAGCCCTCCTGCAGCGCGCCGCGGTGGGGCACGTCGCGGCGGGGGACGCCGAGCCGCAGCCGGCGCCGGTGTGGGGGCTGCAGCGTTCGGCGGGCCCGGCCGGGCTCATCTCGGCGTCGGCCGACGACGTCCTGGCGTTCGCCCGCCTGCACCTGACCGGCGGTCTCGGCCCGGACGGCTCGCGGGTGCTCTCGGCGGAGTCGGCGAAGGCGATGACCGAGCAGCAGGCGGAAATGCCGGACCAGGACACGCTCGGCGACTCGTGGGGCCTCGGCTGGATCCGCTTCGACTGGGACGGCCACCGCGTGTACGGCCACGACGGCAACACGATCGGGCAGGCGGCGTTCCTGCGGGTGCTGCCCGAGCAGGGGCTGGCGGTCACGCTGCTCACCAACGGCGGCAGCACCCACGACCTCTACGAGGAGCTCTACCGCGAGATCTTCGCCGAGCTGGCGGCGGTGGCGATGCCGCGCCCGCTCGAACCGGCCGTGCCCCCGCCCGCGGTCGACGCGTCCGAGTTCCTCGGCGTCTACGAGCGGGAGTCGGTCCGGATCGACGTCCTCACCCGCGACGAGAAGCTGTGGATGCGCCAGACCGTCACCGGCCCGCTCGCCGAGCTGGTGCCGGAGACGACGACCGAGGACGAGCTGGTGCCGATCGGCCCGGCGCAGTTCGCCTTCAGTCCCGCGGGCATGCGGGGCTGGATTTCGGTGACCTTCTACACGCTCCCGACGGGGGAGCGGTACCTGCACTCGGGCGTGCGGGCGACGCCGAAGGTCAAGGAGTGA
- the menC gene encoding o-succinylbenzoate synthase → MKLTGVELLRVRMPLVAPFRTSFGTQSERELLLLRAVTAEGEGWGECGAMVDPLYSSEYVDGVEHVLRTFLVPALLAAGDLTANKVAPLLAKFKGHRMAKGALEMAVLDAELRAHGVSFGTALGSTRDSVPCGVSVGIMDTVPKLLDVVGGYLDAGYLRIKLKIEPGWDVEPVRAVRERFGDDILLQVDANTAYTLSDVPQLQRLDPFDLLLIEQPLEEEDVLGHAELAKHIRTPICLDESVVSARSAADAIKLGACRIVNIKPSRVGGYLEARRVHDVCAAHGVPVWCGGMIETGLGRAANVALASLPGFTLPGDTSASDRFYTSDITEPFVLEDGRLPVPSGPGLGVTPIPERLAEVTTAKSWLTA, encoded by the coding sequence GTGAAACTCACCGGTGTGGAACTCCTGCGGGTCCGGATGCCGCTCGTGGCGCCGTTCCGGACGTCGTTCGGCACGCAGTCCGAACGCGAGCTGCTGCTCCTGCGCGCGGTGACGGCCGAGGGCGAGGGCTGGGGCGAGTGCGGCGCGATGGTCGACCCGCTGTACTCCTCGGAGTACGTCGACGGCGTCGAGCACGTGCTGCGGACCTTCCTCGTGCCGGCCCTGCTCGCCGCCGGCGACCTCACCGCGAACAAGGTCGCGCCGCTGCTCGCGAAGTTCAAGGGCCACCGGATGGCGAAGGGTGCCCTCGAAATGGCGGTGCTCGACGCGGAGCTGCGTGCCCACGGCGTGTCCTTCGGCACGGCGCTGGGATCCACCCGCGACTCGGTGCCGTGCGGGGTGTCCGTCGGCATCATGGACACGGTCCCGAAGCTCCTGGACGTCGTCGGCGGCTACCTCGACGCCGGGTACCTCCGGATCAAGCTGAAGATCGAGCCGGGCTGGGACGTCGAGCCGGTGCGCGCGGTCCGGGAGCGCTTCGGCGACGACATCCTGCTGCAGGTCGACGCGAACACCGCGTACACGCTTTCGGACGTGCCGCAGCTGCAGCGGCTCGACCCCTTCGACCTGCTGCTGATCGAGCAGCCGCTCGAAGAGGAGGACGTGCTCGGCCACGCCGAGCTGGCCAAGCACATCCGGACCCCGATCTGCCTGGACGAGTCCGTGGTCTCCGCCCGCTCGGCCGCCGACGCGATCAAGCTCGGCGCGTGCCGGATCGTCAACATCAAGCCGAGCCGGGTCGGCGGGTACCTGGAGGCGCGGCGGGTGCACGACGTCTGCGCCGCGCACGGCGTCCCGGTGTGGTGCGGCGGGATGATCGAGACCGGGCTGGGCCGGGCGGCCAACGTCGCGCTCGCGTCGCTGCCCGGGTTCACCCTGCCCGGCGACACCTCGGCGTCGGACCGCTTCTACACCAGCGACATCACCGAACCGTTCGTGCTCGAAGACGGCCGGCTGCCCGTGCCGTCCGGCCCCGGTCTCGGCGTCACCCCGATCCCGGAGCGGCTCGCCGAGGTGACCACCGCGAAGTCCTGGCTCACGGCATGA